AAATCCAGTATTTTAAAGTTGCTTCTTGGTCAAAGACATGTTTATAGCGGTCAGGTGAGAATAGGCGCTGGATTGAATATTTCCTATATACCGCAGGATACATCTTTTTTAGAAGGTACCCTCAGAGAATTTACACAAAAAAATTCCCTGGAAGAACCATTATTTAAAGCAGTTCTTGACAGGTTAGGGTTTACAGAATCCCAGCATGAAATGAACATGAAGGAATTTAGTGACGGACAGAAGAAAAAAGTTTGTTTAGCTGGAAGTCTTTGCCAGGAAGCACATCTCTATATTTGGGATGAACCATTAAATTATATTGATGTTATTTCCCGTATTCAGATTGAAGATTTAATCCTTAAGCATCAGCCGACTATGCTGTTTGTAGAGCATGACTATTCTTTTGTCAAAGCAATAGCAACAAAGCAAGTCAAACTGGATAATTGAAGGGAAAGCCACTAAAAACTTATTCCAATTAAAAAAATTACATAAAATTATATATTTAGTGTTACAATATTACATATAAGAACCTTACCTAATAGAAGGGAACATTTTTTGAGAAGAATTCATTATTTGTTGCTCCTATTTATTACAATTATCACATTCCTGATAATTCCCTGTGTAGCCATCTGTTATACAGCAGAAAACACTATGGATTGGACAGAAGCTGAGATTAATTTTATTACTGCACATCCTGTCATTCATCTTGCTGTAGATCCGAAGTTTATACCATTTGAATTTTTTGATGAGGATGAAGAATATAAGGGTATCGCTGCTGATTATCTTTCGTTAATCAGTGAGAGAACCGGTTTAAAA
This genomic window from Atribacterota bacterium contains:
- a CDS encoding ATP-binding cassette domain-containing protein, producing DDLSIFYDKRQICKDVRFTVNRGDRVALMGKNGTGKSSILKLLLGQRHVYSGQVRIGAGLNISYIPQDTSFLEGTLREFTQKNSLEEPLFKAVLDRLGFTESQHEMNMKEFSDGQKKKVCLAGSLCQEAHLYIWDEPLNYIDVISRIQIEDLILKHQPTMLFVEHDYSFVKAIATKQVKLDN